The Pseudanabaena yagii GIHE-NHR1 genome segment GTTATTTTTCCTAATTACCAATAGTCCCGAAGGTATTCAATTTGAGCCTGTCTCGCGAGCAGATGCAAAGCTCATGGTTGAAAATCAAATGCGATCGCTTCGCCGTATGGGTTCTGATACTGATCAAAAAAATCTCCAACATATCTACAAGCGCACTTTTTCCCAATGACATCGCGTA includes the following:
- the pipX gene encoding transcriptional coactivator PipX, yielding MSEHYLNHPTFGLLSRLCRVDEFRSLFTTLYAQRLFFLITNSPEGIQFEPVSRADAKLMVENQMRSLRRMGSDTDQKNLQHIYKRTFSQ